One region of gamma proteobacterium HIMB55 genomic DNA includes:
- a CDS encoding SSU ribosomal protein S11P (PFAM: Ribosomal protein S11~TIGRFAM: 30S ribosomal protein S11) has translation MAKQAKKTTKRKITKQVVDGVAHIHASFNNTIVTITDRQGNTLSWATAGGSGFRGSRKSTPFAAQVAAERAGEAAKEYGLKNLDVEVKGPGPGRESAVRALNGCGYKITNITDVTPIPHNGCRPPKKRRV, from the coding sequence ATGGCAAAGCAAGCCAAAAAGACAACGAAGAGAAAGATTACCAAGCAGGTAGTCGATGGAGTGGCGCACATTCACGCGTCGTTCAACAACACCATCGTGACGATTACTGACCGTCAGGGAAACACATTGAGCTGGGCAACTGCCGGTGGTTCAGGTTTCCGTGGCTCACGTAAGTCGACACCGTTCGCTGCGCAGGTTGCGGCTGAGCGCGCAGGTGAAGCTGCGAAAGAATACGGTCTAAAGAACCTCGACGTTGAGGTCAAAGGACCAGGACCCGGTCGTGAGTCTGCCGTTCGCGCGCTCAACGGTTGCGGATACAAAATCACCAACATTACTGATGTGACACCGATTCCACACAACGGTTGTCGCCCACCAAAGAAGCGTCGCGTTTAA
- a CDS encoding SSU ribosomal protein S4P (PFAM: Ribosomal protein S4/S9 N-terminal domain; S4 domain~TIGRFAM: ribosomal protein S4, bacterial/organelle type) has protein sequence MARYIGPKCKLSRREGTDLQLKSGVRALESKCKAETAPGMHGARRGRLSDYGVQLREKQKVRRIYGVLEKQFRNYYKEAARLKGATGENLLQLLESRLDNVVYRMGFGSTRSEARQLVSHKGILVNGRVVNIPSYQVAPGDVVSVREKAKKQLRVQSAMGLAEQRPDPEWIDVNAEKLEGTFKSKPERQDLPSEINENLIVELYSK, from the coding sequence ATGGCTCGATATATTGGACCTAAATGTAAGCTTTCGCGTCGCGAAGGTACTGATCTTCAGCTCAAGAGTGGTGTTCGTGCGCTTGAGAGTAAGTGTAAAGCAGAGACTGCGCCTGGCATGCACGGTGCGCGACGTGGACGTCTGTCGGATTACGGCGTTCAGTTGCGTGAGAAGCAGAAAGTTCGTCGTATCTACGGTGTGCTAGAGAAGCAGTTCCGCAACTACTACAAAGAAGCGGCACGTCTTAAAGGTGCGACAGGTGAGAACCTGCTGCAGCTCCTCGAAAGCCGTTTGGATAACGTTGTTTACCGCATGGGCTTTGGCTCTACGCGTTCTGAAGCGCGTCAGCTGGTATCGCACAAGGGTATTTTGGTAAATGGACGCGTGGTCAATATTCCTTCATATCAGGTTGCGCCTGGTGACGTTGTTTCTGTTCGCGAAAAAGCGAAGAAGCAGCTCCGTGTTCAGTCTGCGATGGGACTGGCTGAGCAGCGCCCAGATCCAGAGTGGATCGATGTAAATGCTGAGAAGCTTGAGGGTACTTTTAAGTCAAAGCCTGAGCGTCAGGATCTTCCGAGTGAAATTAACGAGAACCTGATCGTCGAGCTGTACTCCAAGTAA
- a CDS encoding 30S ribosomal protein S13 (PFAM: Ribosomal protein S13/S18~TIGRFAM: 30S ribosomal protein S13) translates to MARIAGVNIPDNKHAVISLTYIYGVGRTQAKRLCAETNIPESTKIGELSEAELDQLRGLVSEMTVEGDLRREVSMNIKRLLDLGCNRGLRHRKGLPLRGQRTKTNARTRKGPRKPIRK, encoded by the coding sequence ATGGCACGTATTGCCGGTGTAAACATCCCTGACAACAAGCACGCAGTGATCTCACTGACGTATATCTATGGTGTTGGTCGCACGCAAGCGAAGCGTCTTTGCGCGGAAACTAACATCCCAGAAAGCACAAAGATCGGTGAGCTCTCTGAAGCTGAACTCGATCAGCTTCGTGGTCTTGTGTCGGAAATGACCGTCGAGGGTGATCTTCGTCGTGAAGTGTCGATGAACATCAAGCGTCTTTTGGATCTCGGTTGTAACCGTGGTCTGCGGCACCGTAAGGGCTTGCCTTTGCGTGGTCAGCGCACCAAGACGAATGCACGTACTCGTAAGGGTCCGCGCAAGCCAATCCGTAAGTAA
- a CDS encoding alkyl sulfatase-like hydrolase (PFAM: Metallo-beta-lactamase superfamily) codes for MKQYLIATFIGVLANTALAQPVTAPTDQRVNPAVLAHQATLIPGLQKLGTRVYGAEFMGYSNFGFIETDNGVIVVDAGWFPTPTANAYALLREQTDKPVIAVIYTHLHMDHYGGIQAILPNENVGDIPIYGPADWEATIAMGQSVTHKATLRRAFMQMGIPIPEGLEGTVGNGIGPSPRLERNDALSFPPTIEVPEKIAINIDGVDLEIFPAEGDVPEHLWVWLPEDRVLFSGDAPPHGVFPAVETARFEMGRDPNKMMASVQKTIDLDPLAIVPGHSSIISDHSEIRQLMTLTRDTIQFLIDQVDRFYLTNRSVDDLLNTIDLPPAVAEHPQLQPYYHRWEWMMQQRFTKRAGFIDDWMDYLSHNAYDEAARLVPALGGRDKVMEMAEANVSSDPQWAARLATYLILTNENDEEARQVRQQASIRFAQVTSSTNQRNYLLGLVAEENGDIDFGRMLRAPIAGSLRSLDDGELLGRLRNRVIAENADNVDITVRLDLTDGEVYDLRMINNVLRISWPDEERAVASNWRTDRATVISVLTDELSLNDAITSGRIAASGNARKTQAFASLFE; via the coding sequence ATGAAGCAATACCTGATCGCAACGTTTATTGGCGTGCTAGCAAACACCGCCCTTGCCCAACCCGTGACAGCACCGACTGACCAGCGGGTCAACCCAGCGGTGCTTGCTCACCAAGCGACTCTGATTCCGGGTCTGCAAAAATTGGGAACACGTGTCTATGGTGCCGAGTTCATGGGGTACTCCAACTTTGGTTTCATCGAAACTGACAACGGCGTCATCGTGGTAGATGCCGGCTGGTTTCCAACGCCTACCGCGAACGCTTATGCATTACTTCGCGAGCAGACTGACAAGCCCGTCATTGCCGTGATCTACACCCATTTACATATGGATCATTACGGCGGCATCCAAGCGATTTTGCCCAATGAGAACGTGGGCGACATTCCGATCTATGGCCCCGCCGATTGGGAAGCGACGATTGCTATGGGTCAGAGCGTTACGCACAAAGCAACGCTCAGGCGGGCCTTCATGCAAATGGGGATTCCGATCCCCGAGGGGTTAGAGGGTACTGTTGGCAATGGTATCGGGCCCAGCCCCAGACTCGAGCGCAATGATGCGTTGAGCTTCCCACCGACCATCGAGGTGCCCGAGAAGATCGCCATCAACATCGATGGGGTTGATTTAGAAATCTTTCCTGCTGAAGGTGACGTGCCCGAGCACCTGTGGGTATGGCTACCCGAAGACCGGGTCTTGTTTAGTGGCGATGCACCACCTCATGGTGTATTCCCTGCGGTAGAAACAGCGCGCTTCGAGATGGGTAGAGATCCCAATAAAATGATGGCGTCAGTGCAGAAGACCATCGATCTGGACCCACTCGCTATTGTCCCTGGCCATAGCAGCATCATCAGCGATCACTCCGAGATTCGACAATTAATGACGCTAACGCGCGACACAATTCAATTCCTCATTGATCAGGTCGATCGCTTTTATTTGACGAATCGCTCAGTGGACGATCTGCTGAATACCATCGACCTACCACCCGCCGTGGCAGAGCACCCGCAACTGCAGCCTTACTACCACCGCTGGGAGTGGATGATGCAGCAGCGCTTTACGAAGCGCGCAGGCTTTATTGACGACTGGATGGATTACCTGTCGCACAACGCCTATGACGAAGCTGCGCGCCTGGTTCCGGCGCTGGGCGGTAGAGATAAGGTCATGGAGATGGCTGAAGCCAACGTCTCTTCCGACCCTCAATGGGCAGCAAGACTCGCCACTTACCTCATTCTTACCAATGAGAACGATGAAGAGGCGCGACAAGTTCGTCAGCAGGCCTCGATTCGTTTCGCTCAGGTCACCAGCAGCACCAATCAGCGTAATTACCTGTTGGGTCTCGTGGCAGAAGAAAACGGTGACATCGACTTTGGCCGTATGCTCCGGGCGCCCATAGCGGGATCACTCCGGTCGCTGGATGACGGCGAATTACTCGGAAGACTTCGCAACCGGGTCATTGCCGAGAATGCGGACAATGTGGATATAACTGTTCGTCTAGACCTTACCGACGGCGAAGTTTACGACCTCAGAATGATCAATAACGTACTCCGCATCAGCTGGCCCGATGAAGAACGCGCTGTTGCGAGTAACTGGCGTACCGACAGAGCAACAGTCATTTCAGTACTGACTGACGAGTTGAGTCTGAACGACGCAATCACTAGTGGGCGGATAGCCGCCTCGGGCAACGCGCGTAAAACTCAGGCCTTCGCTTCGCTCTTTGAATAA
- a CDS encoding DNA-directed RNA polymerase, alpha subunit (PFAM: RNA polymerase Rpb3/Rpb11 dimerisation domain; RNA polymerase Rpb3/RpoA insert domain; Bacterial RNA polymerase, alpha chain C terminal domain~TIGRFAM: DNA-directed RNA polymerase, alpha subunit, bacterial and chloroplast-type) produces the protein MQNSVNEFLTPRVIKVDEKSTTRALVTLEPLERGFGHTLGNALRRILLSSMPGCAVTEVEIDGVLHEYSAIEGVQEDVIEILLNLKGVALVMNGKDEAELTLSASGEGVVTAGDIQVDHDIEIRNPEHVICTVTGDQPLMIRVVAQRGRGYSPADSRMDSDDETRSIGRLQLDASFSPIRRVSYVVDSARVEQRTDLDKLVIDLETNGTIDPEEAIRRAATILQQQLAVFVDLEGQTQAAAAEAADEVDPILLRPVDDLELTVRSANCLKAENIYYIGDLVQRTEVGLLKTPNLGKKSLTEIKDVLASRGLSLGMRLENWPPASLKDDERLLSV, from the coding sequence ATGCAAAATTCAGTAAATGAGTTTCTTACCCCACGCGTTATTAAGGTAGACGAGAAGTCTACTACCCGTGCGCTTGTGACACTTGAGCCACTTGAGCGTGGTTTTGGTCACACACTGGGTAACGCACTGCGCCGCATCCTTCTGTCATCGATGCCTGGCTGTGCTGTTACCGAAGTGGAAATCGACGGTGTACTCCACGAGTACTCAGCGATCGAAGGTGTGCAGGAAGATGTGATTGAAATCCTGCTTAACCTTAAGGGTGTTGCGCTTGTCATGAATGGCAAGGACGAGGCAGAACTAACACTCAGCGCTTCTGGCGAAGGTGTCGTAACTGCTGGCGACATCCAGGTCGATCATGACATCGAAATCCGTAACCCCGAGCACGTCATCTGCACCGTTACAGGTGATCAGCCACTTATGATCCGTGTGGTAGCTCAGCGTGGTCGTGGCTACTCGCCAGCCGACTCGCGTATGGATAGCGACGATGAGACACGTTCTATCGGTCGCCTTCAGTTGGATGCGTCGTTCTCACCCATCCGCCGTGTCAGCTATGTTGTTGACTCTGCGCGTGTTGAGCAGCGTACTGATCTGGACAAGCTGGTTATCGATCTCGAGACAAACGGCACGATTGATCCAGAAGAGGCGATTCGTCGCGCGGCGACTATCCTCCAGCAGCAGTTGGCAGTCTTCGTTGACCTCGAAGGTCAGACACAGGCGGCAGCAGCTGAAGCAGCTGATGAAGTCGATCCGATTCTTCTGCGTCCAGTAGACGACCTCGAGTTGACTGTTCGCTCTGCGAACTGCCTCAAGGCTGAGAACATCTACTACATCGGTGATCTCGTCCAGCGAACTGAAGTTGGGCTTCTGAAGACCCCTAACTTGGGTAAGAAGTCGCTGACAGAAATCAAAGACGTGCTTGCTTCTCGCGGTTTGTCTTTGGGTATGCGCCTAGAAAATTGGCCGCCTGCCAGCCTGAAAGACGACGAGCGTCTTCTCAGCGTTTAA
- a CDS encoding LSU ribosomal protein L17P (PFAM: Ribosomal protein L17~TIGRFAM: ribosomal protein L17), with product MRHRHSGRQLNRNSSHRKAMFRNMTVSLVEHELIKTTVAKAKELRGYAEPLITLAKNDSVANRRLAFDRTRSKEAVGKLFTELGPRYQERPGGYIRILKCGYRAGDKAPMAFVELVDRPAPEVYEEVEEMDDE from the coding sequence ATGCGCCATCGTCATAGTGGTCGACAACTAAACCGGAACAGTTCGCACCGAAAAGCAATGTTCCGCAACATGACAGTGTCATTGGTTGAGCACGAGCTCATCAAGACTACTGTTGCTAAGGCTAAGGAGCTCCGTGGTTACGCTGAGCCGCTTATCACTTTGGCGAAGAACGACAGCGTTGCAAATCGCCGTCTCGCGTTTGATCGCACTCGTTCAAAGGAAGCCGTTGGTAAACTCTTCACCGAGCTCGGTCCGAGATACCAAGAGCGTCCCGGAGGTTACATCCGCATTCTTAAGTGCGGGTACCGTGCGGGCGACAAAGCGCCAATGGCGTTCGTTGAGCTTGTAGATCGTCCAGCACCTGAGGTGTACGAAGAGGTAGAGGAGATGGACGACGAGTAA
- a CDS encoding cytochrome P450 (PFAM: Cytochrome P450), translated as MNAPSHPFVGAVADIDVSDATIFLDDTWPAYFAKLRAEDPVHFTENELFGGFWSVTRYEDIVAVDSNHEAFSSEPAITIGDYGDDVPVEQFIAMDPPKHDTQRAVVQPVVAPKNLAQMEALIRTRVSEMFDALPIGESFDWVSNVSVNLTTQMLATIFGFPFEDRSKLTYWSDMGAAIPEIAGGDGSVDERTEALHECLAYFTELWHSRANGQSDSMDFITALSNHPDTKNMIDRPLEYLGNLLLLIIGGNDTTRNSLSGGVLALNENPDQFDKLKADHSLIGSLVPEIIRWQTPLMHMRRIATRDIELGGKLIKKGDKVVMWYVSGNRDETVIEDASKFIIDRANPRQHLSFGFGIHRCMGNRLGEMQLRIVWEEILKRYSHVEVVGKPKRVLSNFVRGIEHMEVILHAK; from the coding sequence ATGAACGCTCCCTCACACCCTTTCGTTGGCGCAGTGGCTGATATTGACGTAAGTGACGCTACTATTTTTCTGGACGACACATGGCCCGCGTATTTCGCAAAACTTCGCGCCGAAGACCCCGTGCACTTCACAGAGAACGAGCTCTTTGGTGGGTTCTGGTCGGTAACGCGCTACGAAGACATCGTTGCGGTGGACTCAAATCACGAGGCTTTCTCCTCGGAGCCCGCCATTACTATTGGCGATTACGGTGATGATGTGCCTGTCGAGCAATTTATTGCTATGGACCCACCCAAGCACGATACGCAGCGCGCAGTTGTTCAACCCGTTGTAGCACCCAAGAACTTGGCGCAGATGGAAGCGCTTATCCGCACTCGTGTGAGTGAGATGTTCGACGCACTGCCTATTGGAGAGTCCTTCGACTGGGTTAGCAATGTTTCGGTTAATTTAACGACGCAAATGCTGGCCACCATTTTCGGATTTCCCTTTGAAGACCGTTCGAAGCTGACCTATTGGTCTGATATGGGCGCTGCCATTCCTGAAATCGCAGGCGGCGACGGATCGGTCGATGAGCGAACCGAAGCGTTGCACGAATGTCTCGCCTACTTCACTGAACTTTGGCACTCGCGCGCCAACGGGCAGTCAGATTCCATGGACTTCATTACCGCGCTGTCGAATCACCCCGATACAAAGAACATGATTGATCGCCCGCTCGAGTACCTAGGTAACCTCCTGCTTTTGATTATCGGCGGAAATGACACGACGCGAAACAGCCTCTCGGGCGGTGTGCTTGCACTTAACGAGAATCCCGATCAGTTCGACAAACTAAAAGCAGACCACAGCCTCATTGGATCGCTCGTCCCTGAAATCATCCGTTGGCAGACACCGCTGATGCACATGCGACGCATTGCCACGCGTGATATCGAGCTTGGCGGCAAGCTGATCAAGAAAGGCGACAAGGTCGTTATGTGGTACGTCTCCGGGAATCGTGACGAGACAGTTATTGAGGACGCGAGCAAGTTCATAATTGATCGCGCCAATCCACGACAGCACCTCTCCTTTGGGTTCGGCATCCACCGATGCATGGGTAATCGTCTTGGAGAAATGCAGCTTCGGATTGTTTGGGAAGAGATTCTCAAGCGCTACAGCCACGTTGAAGTCGTGGGCAAGCCAAAGCGCGTGTTGTCTAACTTCGTGCGCGGCATCGAGCACATGGAAGTCATTCTGCACGCTAAGTAA